The nucleotide sequence TATTGCTTTTTCTCTGATTAACTATTCATTTCTCCAGGGAAATCTGCAGCATGAGTATAGAAGTGGCAATTGTGTGCCCTTGGAAGGTCATGCAGTAAGGCAGGAGCTGATTGTACTTCTCAGGTACCTGAGACTCTGCATGTTCTTCTCAAAGGAGCATTATGAAGTGTTCCTAGAGTTTGGTGGATATGAGCAGAATGATATTCTCATAAGGAAGTCCAAGGCAAAGGTATGTATGTATCACACTGAGCCAAATTTCTGATCATCTTAGCACAGATTGTGAACTGGAAATGTCTTATAGAGTAAATCTTGTGCGGCTATGCAGCTTATGAAGCCCGCGTTCACGGTTGTTCGTGACGAAAGTACCAGATGCTTCCTCCTTTTTATCCGGGGAGCTATCAGTGTTAAGGATCGCCTGACGGCGGCAACTGCTACAGAGGTTCCGTTTCATCATGCTGTGTCACAAGAAGGCCGTGGATCCTGTATAGTTGTTGGGCATGCACATTGTGGAATGGTTGCAGCAGCTCGCTGGGTTGCGGATCAGGCCATTCCCTGCCTCAGCAGAGCAGTCGAGCGATTTCCAGACTACAAAATTAAGGTAAGTAACTAAATATTTTTGGCTCAAAAAAATATATTTCCTGAACCTCCGAAAATGTGATTTCCATTCAAATGCTTTACAAAACTAGAGCTGTAGAAGACCTTACTGAGTTAGCCTAGTCTGAATGTTATTTTTGATacacatccatttgagcgacaagtaatttggaTCGGACGGAGTATTTCTCTTGGTAGTATGAGTCAACTTTCACAGTAAAGTGGAACAGATTTGGCACTGTAAGGTAAGGCAGATGACATAAGCTGCATCAAGATTTTTGCTAACTAAAATAATATCATCGTTCTTTCATTTTAGATCATTGGACATTCAATGGGTGCTGCTATTGCAGCTATTTTAACATACATACTACGTGAGAACAAGAAGTTATCATCAGCTTCATGTATTGCCTTTGGACCAGGTATTGTACTGTAGTCAATTCCAGATTGAAAATCGACCTTTAAACAAATGGATATAGAGAAAAAAACACTGCATGTCAATCTAATATTCCCTcaatcccaaaataagtgtcactgATTTAATACAAGTTTGTACTAAATCAgctacacttattttgggacggagggagtactacctgtTCCTAAATGTAAGACACTTTTAActgcaaaaacatcttacatttagGAATAGAGAGGGTGTACGTAACAATGATGCACCACCTGCACTGTTAAGAAACAACCGTTCATTTTAAGAAAGGTCTGCGTGGAATCATTACTCGCACAAATACAAAATGAATACTAAAAGCTTAAGTATGCTGAACACCGGCATTGACATTGTCACCCGAAGCAACAGACCTGATACTCAGTTGATGTGCTAAAGAATCACTAGCCTGAAACGAAGCAGCTAATATCTGCAGCGATGTCATAGTCCCTTCTTTTTGGTTCCAAAAAAAGCTTATCAATATTTCGTTA is from Triticum aestivum cultivar Chinese Spring chromosome 3A, IWGSC CS RefSeq v2.1, whole genome shotgun sequence and encodes:
- the LOC123056781 gene encoding uncharacterized protein, encoding MGVGDHDIINDQQINVAATFATVGKSMEVSRVSVALEDPIEAAPLFPGNLQHEYRSGNCVPLEGHAVRQELIVLLRYLRLCMFFSKEHYEVFLEFGGYEQNDILIRKSKAKLMKPAFTVVRDESTRCFLLFIRGAISVKDRLTAATATEVPFHHAVSQEGRGSCIVVGHAHCGMVAAARWVADQAIPCLSRAVERFPDYKIKIIGHSMGAAIAAILTYILRENKKLSSASCIAFGPGIERVYVTMMHHLHC